A portion of the Pseudomonas sp. PSE14 genome contains these proteins:
- the rplK gene encoding 50S ribosomal protein L11, producing MAKKIQAYIKLQVKAGQANPSPPVGPALGQHGVNIMEFCKAFNAKTQGMEPGLPTPVIITVYSDRSFTFETKSTPASVLLKKAAGISSGSARPNSQKVGTVTRAQLEEIAKAKQADLTAADLDAAVRTIAGSARSMGLNVEGV from the coding sequence ATGGCTAAGAAAATCCAGGCTTACATCAAGCTGCAAGTAAAGGCCGGCCAGGCCAACCCGTCGCCGCCCGTCGGCCCGGCTCTGGGTCAGCACGGCGTGAACATCATGGAATTCTGCAAGGCGTTCAACGCCAAGACCCAGGGCATGGAACCTGGTCTGCCGACTCCTGTGATCATCACCGTTTACAGCGACCGCAGCTTCACCTTTGAAACCAAGAGCACCCCGGCATCCGTTCTGCTGAAAAAAGCAGCCGGCATCTCCAGCGGCTCCGCTCGTCCGAACTCCCAGAAAGTGGGCACTGTTACCCGTGCTCAGCTGGAAGAGATCGCCAAGGCCAAGCAGGCTGACCTGACCGCTGCTGACCTGGACGCTGCCGTACGTACCATCGCTGGCTCCGCGCGCAGCATGGGCCTGAACGTGGAGGGTGTGTAA
- the rplA gene encoding 50S ribosomal protein L1 — protein sequence MAKLTKRQKAIAEKVEAGKQYGFEDAAKLLAELSTIKFKESVDIAINLGVDPRKSDQVVRGATVLPNGTGKSVRVAVFTQGPGAEAALAAGADKVGMDELAAEMKAGDLNYDVVIASPDAMRVVGQLGQVLGPRGLMPNPKVGTVTPDVATAVKNAKAGQVRFRTDKNGIIHASVGKIDFEPAKLKQNVEALLSDLKRLKPSSSKGVYVQRVTLSTTMGPGLQIDQASLEG from the coding sequence ATGGCTAAGCTGACCAAGCGTCAAAAGGCTATCGCCGAGAAGGTTGAAGCTGGCAAGCAATACGGCTTCGAAGATGCCGCCAAACTGCTGGCCGAACTGTCGACCATCAAGTTCAAGGAATCCGTAGACATCGCCATCAATCTGGGCGTTGATCCGCGTAAATCCGACCAGGTCGTACGTGGCGCCACCGTTCTGCCGAACGGTACCGGCAAATCCGTACGCGTTGCCGTCTTCACCCAGGGTCCGGGCGCTGAAGCTGCTCTGGCTGCCGGTGCTGACAAGGTCGGTATGGACGAACTGGCTGCCGAAATGAAGGCCGGTGACCTGAACTACGACGTCGTCATCGCTTCCCCGGACGCCATGCGCGTTGTTGGCCAGCTGGGTCAGGTCCTCGGCCCGCGCGGTCTGATGCCGAACCCGAAAGTCGGCACCGTGACTCCGGACGTCGCCACCGCCGTCAAGAACGCCAAGGCCGGTCAGGTACGTTTCCGTACCGACAAGAACGGCATCATCCACGCTTCTGTTGGCAAGATCGACTTCGAGCCGGCCAAGCTGAAGCAGAACGTGGAAGCGCTGCTGAGCGATCTGAAGCGTCTGAAGCCGTCCTCCTCGAAGGGCGTGTACGTTCAGCGCGTAACCCTGAGCACCACCATGGGCCCGGGTCTGCAGATCGATCAGGCTTCGCTGGAAGGCTGA
- the rplL gene encoding 50S ribosomal protein L7/L12: MALTNEDIINAVSEMSVMQIVELIKAMEEKFGVTAAAAVAAGPAAGPAAAAEEQTEFTIVLAEAGDKKVNVIKVVRELTGLGLKEAKAVVDGAPGVVKEGASKEEAEAAKKALEEAGAKVELK, encoded by the coding sequence ATGGCTCTGACCAACGAAGACATCATCAACGCCGTATCCGAAATGTCCGTCATGCAGATCGTTGAACTGATCAAGGCGATGGAAGAGAAGTTCGGCGTTACCGCTGCTGCTGCTGTTGCTGCTGGCCCGGCTGCTGGCCCGGCTGCTGCTGCTGAAGAGCAGACCGAGTTCACCATCGTCCTGGCCGAAGCTGGCGACAAGAAAGTGAACGTGATCAAGGTCGTTCGTGAACTGACCGGCCTGGGCCTGAAAGAAGCCAAGGCTGTCGTTGACGGCGCCCCGGGCGTGGTCAAGGAAGGCGCTTCGAAAGAAGAAGCCGAAGCTGCCAAGAAAGCCCTGGAAGAAGCAGGCGCCAAGGTCGAGCTCAAGTAA
- the rplJ gene encoding 50S ribosomal protein L10, translated as MAIKLEDKKAIVAEVNEAAKAGLSAVVVDARGVTVGAMTGLRKEARAAGVYVKVVRNTLLKRAVEGTQFEVLNDVFKGPTLIAFSNEHPGAAARIFKEFAKGQDKFEIKAAAFEGQFLAANQIDVLATLPTYNEAVAQLMSVIQGATSKLARTLAAIRDQKEATAA; from the coding sequence GTGGCAATTAAACTCGAAGACAAGAAGGCCATCGTCGCTGAAGTCAACGAGGCTGCCAAAGCCGGTCTGTCCGCTGTCGTGGTTGATGCACGCGGCGTGACTGTCGGCGCAATGACCGGACTCCGTAAAGAGGCCCGCGCAGCTGGTGTGTACGTGAAAGTCGTACGTAACACCCTGCTCAAGCGCGCCGTTGAAGGCACTCAGTTTGAAGTGCTCAACGACGTGTTCAAGGGCCCGACCCTGATTGCTTTCTCCAACGAACATCCGGGCGCTGCCGCTCGTATCTTCAAGGAGTTTGCCAAGGGTCAGGACAAGTTCGAGATCAAGGCGGCCGCGTTCGAGGGTCAGTTCCTCGCAGCCAATCAGATCGACGTGCTGGCGACCCTGCCGACCTACAACGAAGCTGTTGCACAGCTGATGAGCGTCATTCAGGGCGCTACCAGCAAGCTGGCTCGTACTCTGGCGGCAATTCGCGATCAGAAAGAAGCTACCGCAGCCTAA
- a CDS encoding pantothenate kinase has product MILELDCGNSLIKWRVVRKHDLVTVAGGVADSDPALLAQLQANGALDIRYCRMVSVRSEQETEALRSSLENAFPVSVQVAAPAKELAGVVNGYREYQRLGMDRWLALVAGHCLAGRGCLVIDLGTAVTSDLVDASGRHMGGYIAPGMPLMRSQLRTHTRRIRYDDEAAHEALQNLLPGQETSEAVERGCVLMLRGFVREQCALASQLLGDECAVYLTGGDAELVKDELARAVVLPDLVFLGLALACPIE; this is encoded by the coding sequence ATGATTCTTGAATTGGATTGCGGTAATAGCCTGATCAAGTGGCGTGTGGTCAGAAAACACGATCTGGTGACTGTTGCCGGGGGCGTGGCCGATTCTGATCCGGCGCTGCTTGCACAGTTGCAGGCAAACGGCGCTCTGGATATTCGCTATTGCCGCATGGTGAGTGTGCGCAGTGAGCAGGAAACCGAGGCGCTGCGCAGCTCGCTCGAAAATGCGTTTCCCGTCTCAGTCCAGGTTGCCGCGCCGGCGAAAGAGCTCGCTGGCGTCGTGAACGGCTATCGCGAATACCAGCGTCTGGGTATGGATCGTTGGCTTGCACTGGTGGCAGGGCATTGTCTGGCGGGGCGTGGTTGTCTGGTGATCGATCTCGGCACTGCGGTGACTTCCGATCTGGTTGATGCCTCCGGGCGCCACATGGGCGGTTACATCGCCCCTGGGATGCCGCTGATGCGTAGCCAGTTGCGGACGCATACACGCCGTATTCGCTATGACGATGAGGCGGCCCATGAGGCGTTGCAGAATCTGTTGCCGGGTCAGGAAACCTCTGAAGCGGTGGAGCGTGGTTGCGTTCTGATGCTTCGGGGTTTCGTGCGCGAACAATGCGCCCTGGCCAGCCAACTGCTGGGCGACGAATGTGCGGTGTACCTCACCGGGGGGGATGCCGAGCTGGTGAAGGACGAGCTTGCGCGCGCCGTGGTGCTTCCGGATCTGGTGTTTCTCGGCCTGGCGCTCGCCTGCCCGATTGAGTGA
- the tuf gene encoding elongation factor Tu yields the protein MAKEKFERNKPHVNVGTIGHVDHGKTTLTAALTKVCSETWGGSARAFDQIDNAPEEKARGITINTSHVEYDSPVRHYAHVDCPGHADYVKNMITGAAQMDGAILVCSAADGPMPQTREHILLSRQVGVPYIVVFLNKADMVDDAELLELVEMEVRDLLNTYDFPGDDTPIVVGSALMALNGQDDNEMGVSAVRKLVETLDSYIPEPVRAIDQPFLMPIEDVFSISGRGTVVTGRVERGIVKVQEEVEIVGIKATTKTTCTGVEMFRKLLDEGRAGENVGVLLRGTKREDVERGQVLAKPGTIKPHTKFECEVYVLSKEEGGRHTPFFKGYRPQFYFRTTDVTGNCELPEGVEMVMPGDNVKMVVTLIAPIAMEDGLRFAIREGGRTVGAGVVAKIIE from the coding sequence ATGGCTAAAGAAAAGTTTGAGCGTAACAAGCCGCACGTAAACGTCGGCACCATCGGTCACGTTGACCACGGTAAAACCACTCTGACCGCTGCTCTGACCAAGGTCTGCTCCGAGACCTGGGGCGGCTCCGCTCGCGCTTTCGACCAGATCGACAACGCGCCGGAAGAGAAGGCTCGTGGTATCACCATCAACACCTCTCACGTTGAATACGACTCGCCCGTTCGCCACTACGCGCACGTAGACTGCCCGGGCCACGCCGACTACGTGAAGAACATGATCACCGGTGCTGCCCAGATGGACGGCGCGATCCTGGTTTGCTCGGCTGCTGACGGCCCCATGCCGCAGACCCGCGAGCACATCCTGCTGTCCCGTCAGGTAGGCGTTCCTTACATTGTCGTGTTCCTGAACAAGGCCGACATGGTTGACGACGCCGAGCTGCTGGAACTGGTCGAGATGGAAGTTCGCGACCTGCTGAACACCTACGACTTCCCGGGTGATGACACCCCGATCGTCGTGGGTTCCGCTCTGATGGCTCTGAACGGTCAGGACGACAACGAGATGGGCGTTTCCGCCGTGCGCAAGCTGGTAGAGACCCTGGACTCCTACATCCCCGAGCCGGTTCGTGCAATCGACCAGCCGTTCCTGATGCCGATCGAAGACGTGTTCTCGATCTCCGGTCGTGGCACCGTGGTAACTGGTCGTGTTGAGCGTGGCATCGTCAAGGTTCAGGAAGAAGTGGAAATCGTCGGCATCAAGGCGACCACCAAGACCACCTGCACTGGCGTTGAAATGTTCCGCAAGCTGCTCGACGAAGGTCGTGCTGGTGAGAACGTCGGCGTCCTGCTGCGCGGCACCAAGCGTGAAGACGTAGAGCGTGGCCAGGTTCTGGCCAAGCCGGGCACCATCAAGCCGCACACCAAGTTCGAGTGCGAAGTGTACGTGCTGTCCAAGGAAGAAGGCGGTCGTCACACCCCGTTCTTCAAGGGCTACCGTCCGCAGTTCTACTTCCGTACCACCGACGTAACCGGCAACTGCGAGCTGCCGGAAGGCGTTGAGATGGTAATGCCGGGCGACAACGTGAAAATGGTTGTCACCCTGATCGCTCCGATCGCCATGGAAGATGGCCTGCGCTTCGCGATCCGCGAAGGCGGCCGTACCGTTGGCGCCGGCGTGGTTGCCAAGATCATCGAATAA
- the rpoB gene encoding DNA-directed RNA polymerase subunit beta — protein MAYSYTEKKRIRKDFSKLPDVMDVPYLLAIQLDSYREFLQAGASKDQVRDIGLHAAFKSVFPIISYSGNAALEYVGYRLGEPAFDVKECVLRGVTFAVPLRVKVRLIIFDKESSNKAIKDIKEQEVYMGEIPLMTENGTFIINGTERVIVSQLHRSPGVFFDHDRGKTHSSGKLLYSARIIPYRGSWLDFEFDPKDCVFVRIDRRRKLPASVLLRALNYSTEEILNAFYDTNVFQIKGETLNLELVPSRLRGEIASFDIKDASGKVIVEAGRRITARHINQLEKAGITQLEVPFDYLIGRTVAKAVVHPATGEIIAECNTELTVDALAKIAKAQVVRLETLYTNDIDCGPFISDTLKIDSTSNQLEALVEIYRMMRPGEPPTKEAAETLFGNLFFSAERYDLSAVGRMKFNRRIGRTEIEGPGVLSKEDIVEVLKTLVAIRNGKGIVDDIDHLGNRRVRCVGEMAENQFRVGLVRVERAVKERLSMAESEGLMPQDLINAKPVAAAIKEFFGSSQLSQFMDQNNPLSEITHKRRVSALGPGGLTRERAGFEVRDVHPTHYGRVCPIETPEGPNIGLINSLATYARTNKYGFLESPYRVVKEGLVTDDIVFLSAIEEADHVIAQASATLNEKGQLIDELVAVRHLNEFTVKAPEDVTLMDVSPKQVVSVAASLIPFLEHDDANRALMGSNMQRQAVPTLRADKPLVGTGMERNVARDSGVCVVARRGGVIDSVDASRIVVRVNDDEVETGEAGVDIYNLTKYTRSNQNTCINQRPLVQKGDKVSRSDILADGPSTDMGELALGQNMRVAFMPWNGFNFEDSICLSERVVQEDRFTTIHIQELTCVARDTKLGPEEITADIPNVGEAALNKLDEAGIVYVGAEVQAGDILVGKVTPKGETQLTPEEKLLRAIFGEKASDVKDTSLRVPTGTKGTVIDVQVFTRDGVERDSRALSIEKMQLDEIRKDLNEEFRIVEGATFERLRSALVGAKADGGPALKKGAEITDEYLDGLERGQWFKLRMAEDALNEQLEKAQAYISDRRQMLDDKFEDKKRKLQQGDDLAPGVLKIVKVYLAIKRRIQPGDKMAGRHGNKGVVSVIMPVEDMPHDANGTPVDIVLNPLGVPSRMNVGQILETHLGLAAKGLGEKINRMLEEQRKIAELRAFLNEIYNEIGGRQENLDELNDNEIIALANNLKGGVPMATPVFDGAKEREIKAMLKLADLPESGQMRLFDGRTGNQFERTTTVGYMYMLKLNHLVDDKMHARSTGSYSLVTQQPLGGKAQFGGQRFGEMEVWALEAYGAAYTLQEMLTVKSDDVNGRTKMYKNIVDGDHRMEAGMPESFNVLIKEIRSLGIDIELETE, from the coding sequence ATGGCTTACTCATACACTGAGAAAAAACGTATCCGCAAGGACTTTAGCAAGTTGCCGGACGTCATGGATGTGCCGTATTTGCTGGCCATCCAGCTGGATTCCTATCGCGAATTCCTGCAGGCCGGCGCGAGCAAGGACCAGGTTCGAGACATCGGCCTGCATGCGGCCTTCAAGTCCGTTTTCCCGATTATCAGCTATTCCGGCAATGCTGCCCTGGAATACGTCGGCTACCGTCTGGGTGAGCCGGCATTCGACGTCAAGGAATGCGTGCTGCGCGGTGTGACCTTCGCCGTCCCGCTGCGTGTGAAAGTGCGCCTGATCATTTTCGACAAAGAATCGTCGAACAAAGCGATCAAGGACATCAAGGAACAGGAAGTCTACATGGGGGAAATCCCCCTGATGACCGAGAACGGTACCTTCATCATCAACGGTACCGAGCGCGTCATCGTTTCCCAGCTGCACCGTTCCCCGGGTGTGTTCTTCGACCACGACCGTGGCAAGACCCACAGCTCCGGCAAGCTGCTGTACTCCGCTCGCATCATCCCCTACCGCGGCTCCTGGCTGGACTTCGAGTTCGATCCGAAGGACTGCGTGTTCGTCCGTATCGACCGTCGCCGCAAGCTGCCGGCGTCCGTCCTGCTGCGCGCGCTGAACTACAGCACCGAGGAAATCCTCAACGCGTTCTATGACACCAACGTCTTCCAGATCAAGGGCGAGACCCTGAACCTGGAGCTGGTGCCGTCGCGTCTGCGTGGCGAGATCGCCAGCTTCGACATCAAGGATGCCAGCGGCAAGGTCATCGTCGAAGCGGGTCGTCGTATCACTGCGCGCCACATCAACCAGCTCGAGAAGGCTGGTATCACCCAGCTGGAAGTGCCGTTCGACTACCTGATTGGCCGTACCGTGGCCAAGGCCGTCGTGCACCCGGCTACCGGCGAGATCATCGCCGAGTGCAACACCGAGCTGACCGTCGACGCCCTGGCCAAGATCGCCAAGGCCCAGGTCGTGCGTCTGGAAACCCTGTACACCAACGACATCGACTGCGGTCCGTTCATCTCCGACACGCTGAAGATCGACTCCACCAGCAACCAACTGGAAGCGCTGGTCGAGATCTATCGCATGATGCGTCCTGGTGAGCCGCCGACCAAGGAAGCTGCCGAGACCCTGTTCGGCAACCTGTTCTTCAGCGCCGAGCGTTACGACCTGTCGGCCGTTGGCCGCATGAAGTTCAACCGTCGTATCGGTCGCACCGAGATCGAAGGCCCGGGCGTACTGAGCAAGGAAGACATCGTCGAGGTCCTCAAGACCTTGGTTGCCATCCGTAACGGTAAAGGCATCGTCGACGACATCGACCACCTGGGTAACCGTCGTGTCCGTTGCGTCGGCGAAATGGCCGAGAACCAGTTCCGCGTTGGCCTGGTGCGTGTAGAGCGCGCGGTCAAGGAACGCCTGTCGATGGCCGAAAGCGAAGGCCTGATGCCGCAGGACCTGATCAACGCCAAGCCGGTGGCTGCTGCGATCAAGGAATTCTTCGGTTCCAGCCAGCTGTCGCAGTTCATGGACCAGAACAACCCGCTCTCCGAGATCACCCACAAGCGCCGCGTCTCCGCACTCGGCCCAGGTGGTCTGACCCGTGAGCGCGCAGGCTTCGAGGTTCGTGACGTACACCCGACCCATTACGGCCGCGTGTGCCCGATCGAAACCCCTGAAGGTCCGAACATCGGTCTGATCAACTCCCTGGCTACCTACGCCCGCACCAACAAGTACGGCTTCCTGGAAAGCCCGTACCGCGTGGTGAAGGAAGGTCTGGTCACCGACGACATCGTCTTCCTCTCCGCGATCGAAGAAGCTGACCACGTCATCGCTCAGGCGTCCGCGACCCTGAACGAAAAAGGCCAGCTGATCGACGAACTGGTAGCCGTGCGTCACCTGAACGAATTCACCGTGAAGGCGCCGGAAGACGTCACCCTCATGGATGTTTCGCCGAAGCAGGTTGTTTCCGTCGCTGCCTCGCTGATTCCGTTCCTCGAGCACGACGACGCCAACCGTGCACTCATGGGTTCGAACATGCAGCGTCAGGCTGTACCGACCCTGCGCGCTGACAAGCCGCTGGTAGGTACCGGCATGGAGCGCAACGTCGCCCGTGACTCCGGTGTCTGCGTGGTTGCTCGCCGGGGCGGCGTGATCGACTCCGTCGATGCCAGCCGTATCGTGGTGCGCGTGAACGACGACGAAGTCGAGACTGGCGAAGCCGGCGTCGACATCTACAACCTGACCAAGTACACCCGTTCCAACCAGAACACCTGCATCAACCAGCGTCCGCTGGTGCAGAAGGGTGACAAGGTTTCGCGCAGCGACATCCTGGCCGACGGTCCGTCCACCGACATGGGTGAACTGGCTCTGGGTCAGAACATGCGCGTAGCGTTCATGCCCTGGAACGGCTTCAACTTCGAAGACTCCATCTGCCTGTCCGAGCGCGTGGTCCAGGAAGATCGTTTCACCACGATCCACATTCAGGAACTGACCTGCGTTGCCCGTGACACCAAGCTCGGCCCAGAAGAAATCACCGCGGACATCCCGAACGTGGGTGAGGCTGCGCTGAACAAGCTGGACGAAGCCGGTATCGTCTACGTCGGCGCCGAAGTGCAGGCCGGCGACATCCTGGTCGGCAAGGTCACCCCGAAAGGCGAGACCCAGCTGACTCCGGAAGAGAAGCTGCTGCGCGCGATCTTCGGTGAGAAGGCGTCCGACGTGAAGGACACCTCCCTGCGCGTGCCGACCGGCACCAAGGGTACCGTCATCGACGTACAGGTCTTCACTCGTGATGGCGTAGAGCGCGACAGCCGCGCCCTGTCCATCGAGAAGATGCAGCTGGACGAGATCCGCAAGGATCTGAACGAAGAGTTCCGCATCGTCGAAGGCGCGACCTTCGAGCGTCTGCGTTCCGCTCTGGTCGGTGCCAAGGCCGACGGCGGTCCTGCCCTGAAGAAAGGCGCAGAGATCACCGACGAGTACCTGGACGGCCTCGAGCGCGGCCAGTGGTTCAAGCTGCGCATGGCGGAAGACGCTCTGAACGAGCAGCTGGAGAAGGCCCAGGCCTACATCAGCGACCGCCGTCAGATGCTGGACGACAAGTTCGAAGACAAGAAGCGCAAGCTGCAGCAGGGCGACGACCTGGCTCCGGGCGTACTGAAGATCGTCAAGGTCTACCTGGCCATCAAGCGCCGCATCCAGCCGGGCGACAAGATGGCGGGCCGCCACGGTAACAAGGGTGTGGTCTCGGTGATCATGCCGGTCGAAGACATGCCGCACGACGCCAACGGTACTCCGGTCGATATCGTCCTGAACCCGCTGGGCGTACCGTCGCGTATGAACGTCGGTCAGATCCTCGAAACCCACCTGGGCCTCGCGGCCAAGGGTCTGGGCGAGAAGATCAACCGCATGCTCGAAGAGCAGCGCAAGATCGCCGAACTGCGTGCCTTCCTGAACGAGATCTACAACGAGATCGGCGGCCGCCAGGAGAACCTGGACGAGCTGAACGATAACGAGATCATCGCTCTGGCCAACAACCTCAAGGGTGGCGTGCCCATGGCTACCCCGGTGTTCGACGGTGCCAAGGAACGCGAGATCAAGGCCATGCTGAAGCTGGCCGATCTGCCGGAGAGCGGCCAGATGCGTCTGTTCGATGGCCGCACCGGCAACCAGTTCGAGCGTACGACCACCGTTGGTTACATGTACATGCTCAAGCTGAACCACCTGGTCGATGACAAGATGCACGCACGTTCCACCGGCTCCTACAGCCTGGTTACCCAGCAGCCGTTGGGTGGTAAGGCGCAGTTCGGTGGCCAGCGTTTCGGGGAGATGGAGGTCTGGGCGCTGGAAGCCTACGGTGCCGCCTACACCCTGCAGGAAATGCTGACCGTGAAGTCGGACGACGTGAACGGCCGTACCAAGATGTACAAGAACATCGTGGACGGGGATCACCGCATGGAGGCCGGCATGCCCGAGTCCTTCAACGTGCTGATCAAAGAGATCCGCTCGCTCGGCATCGATATCGAACTGGAAACCGAATAA
- the nusG gene encoding transcription termination/antitermination protein NusG, translating into MAKRWYVVHAYSGYEKHVMRSLIERVKLAGMEDGFGEILVPTEEVVEMRNGQKRKSERKFFPGYVLVQMEMNEGTWHLVKDTPRVMGFIGGTADKPAPITDKEADAILRRVADSGDKPKPKTLFEPGETVRVIDGPFADFNGVVEEVNYEKSRIQVAVLIFGRSTPVELEFSQVEKV; encoded by the coding sequence GTGGCTAAGCGTTGGTACGTTGTGCATGCTTACTCGGGTTACGAGAAGCATGTCATGCGCTCGCTGATCGAGCGGGTCAAACTGGCCGGCATGGAAGACGGGTTTGGTGAGATTCTCGTCCCCACCGAAGAAGTCGTGGAGATGCGGAACGGCCAGAAGCGCAAGAGTGAGCGCAAGTTCTTCCCCGGCTATGTCCTGGTGCAGATGGAAATGAACGAGGGTACTTGGCACCTGGTCAAGGATACTCCTCGCGTCATGGGCTTCATTGGTGGTACTGCCGACAAGCCGGCTCCGATCACCGATAAGGAAGCTGACGCCATCCTGCGTCGCGTTGCTGATAGCGGTGACAAGCCGAAGCCGAAGACCCTGTTCGAGCCGGGCGAGACCGTTCGTGTGATCGATGGTCCGTTCGCTGATTTCAACGGCGTCGTCGAAGAGGTTAACTACGAAAAGAGCCGCATCCAGGTCGCTGTGCTCATTTTCGGTCGCTCTACCCCGGTAGAGCTGGAGTTCAGCCAGGTAGAGAAAGTTTAA
- the birA gene encoding bifunctional biotin--[acetyl-CoA-carboxylase] ligase/biotin operon repressor BirA → MQTLLTLLSDGRFHSGEELGALLGVSRSAVWKRLEGLERDYGMVVQRVRGRGYRLEEPLSIIAPRQGFGPWPLDVLFSIDSTNAEVLRRLAAGAAAPFAILAERQTAGRGRRGRQWESPFGANIYYTLGIAVRGGAKELEGLSLVVGLAVARAIRSLGVADVGLKWPNDVLVGGRKIAGILLELTGDPADICSVAIGIGINVNMRKAETIDQPWTSLREALGVLLDRNALLAELELELAQVLSRHREQGFSASLEEWESLHLWQGKQVTLSTAANNIVGRALGIDERGALRLLVDGQEQRYSGGELSLRLSDDS, encoded by the coding sequence ATGCAGACCTTGCTGACATTGCTGAGCGATGGCCGCTTCCATTCAGGAGAAGAGCTCGGTGCTCTGCTCGGGGTAAGCCGAAGTGCCGTCTGGAAACGCCTCGAAGGTCTCGAGCGCGACTACGGGATGGTCGTGCAGAGAGTGCGCGGTCGTGGCTATCGCCTGGAAGAGCCACTGAGCATCATCGCGCCCAGGCAGGGCTTCGGCCCCTGGCCGCTGGATGTGCTTTTCTCCATCGACTCCACCAACGCTGAAGTGCTGCGGCGCCTAGCCGCGGGCGCGGCTGCGCCGTTCGCTATTCTGGCGGAGCGCCAAACCGCCGGGCGCGGCCGGCGTGGGCGTCAGTGGGAAAGCCCATTCGGCGCCAACATCTATTACACCCTTGGCATTGCTGTTCGAGGTGGTGCGAAGGAGCTCGAAGGGCTGAGCCTTGTGGTAGGGCTTGCTGTTGCGCGCGCCATTCGCTCCCTGGGTGTTGCCGATGTCGGGCTCAAGTGGCCCAACGACGTCCTGGTCGGTGGCAGGAAGATCGCCGGCATACTGCTGGAGCTCACGGGAGATCCCGCCGATATCTGCAGCGTCGCCATTGGTATCGGCATCAATGTGAATATGCGCAAAGCCGAGACTATTGATCAGCCCTGGACGTCGCTGCGTGAGGCGCTGGGTGTGTTGCTCGATCGTAATGCGCTGCTCGCAGAGTTGGAGTTGGAGCTTGCCCAGGTGCTTTCCCGCCACCGCGAGCAAGGTTTCTCTGCCAGCCTCGAGGAGTGGGAGTCTCTTCATCTTTGGCAGGGGAAGCAGGTCACGCTATCCACTGCCGCCAATAATATCGTTGGGCGCGCGTTGGGCATCGATGAGCGAGGCGCTTTGCGCCTTCTGGTCGATGGGCAGGAGCAGCGTTACAGCGGAGGCGAGCTGAGCCTGAGGTTGTCTGATGATTCTTGA
- a CDS encoding SPOR domain-containing protein: MRWFFLFLLALNVFYYVWHQQQAPLRPKEVAPLSLFHSEQKNIRLLSESSEAPQRRQADEKPAAPASACLFLGSFPAEERARLLAQRLISLDVQASVQTVDAAAGMDYWVYLPPLASRQASLWQLRELQARKIDSYIITEGDLADGISLGIFQRKDSADSIVERLKSAGYDALIRELARSQHDYWVQVAPDSSRLVDDSLVRQLAPDFPELQKQTMPCKSVASPQ; the protein is encoded by the coding sequence ATGCGTTGGTTCTTTCTGTTCCTGTTGGCATTGAACGTCTTTTATTACGTATGGCATCAGCAGCAGGCGCCGCTCCGTCCCAAGGAAGTTGCGCCCCTGAGTCTGTTCCATAGTGAGCAGAAGAATATTCGCCTGCTGAGCGAGTCGAGCGAGGCGCCCCAGCGCCGGCAGGCTGATGAAAAGCCGGCGGCCCCGGCGTCGGCCTGCCTGTTCCTGGGGAGCTTCCCGGCCGAGGAGCGCGCCCGGCTGCTGGCGCAGCGACTTATCAGTCTGGATGTGCAGGCGTCGGTGCAGACGGTGGATGCGGCTGCCGGTATGGATTATTGGGTATATCTGCCGCCCCTGGCTTCACGTCAGGCATCGCTGTGGCAGCTGCGCGAGCTGCAGGCGCGAAAGATCGACAGCTACATCATTACCGAGGGTGACCTGGCGGATGGCATCTCGCTAGGGATCTTTCAACGCAAGGACTCCGCGGACAGTATCGTGGAGCGCCTGAAGTCGGCAGGCTATGACGCGCTGATCCGCGAACTGGCGCGCTCGCAGCACGATTATTGGGTGCAGGTCGCCCCCGATAGCAGTCGCCTGGTGGACGATTCCCTGGTGCGCCAATTGGCTCCGGATTTCCCAGAACTGCAAAAACAAACAATGCCATGCAAAAGCGTTGCAAGCCCTCAATAG
- the secE gene encoding preprotein translocase subunit SecE, producing the protein MNAKVEAKESRLDLLKWLVVAVLVVVAVVANQYYSAQPIFYRVLGILVMAAAAGFTALQTVKGRAFFTLAKEARAEIRKVVWPSRQETTQTTLIVVAVVLVMALVLWGLDSLLGWLVSMIVG; encoded by the coding sequence ATGAATGCGAAGGTAGAAGCCAAAGAGTCGCGTCTTGATCTCTTGAAGTGGCTTGTGGTTGCGGTGCTGGTTGTGGTGGCGGTGGTTGCCAACCAGTATTACTCGGCGCAACCGATCTTCTATCGCGTTCTCGGTATTCTCGTAATGGCTGCTGCTGCAGGTTTCACTGCGCTGCAGACCGTCAAGGGGCGTGCATTCTTTACTCTCGCTAAAGAAGCTCGCGCCGAGATTCGCAAGGTTGTATGGCCGTCTCGTCAAGAGACAACTCAGACCACGCTGATCGTAGTGGCAGTAGTGCTGGTAATGGCGCTGGTGCTTTGGGGGCTCGACTCCCTGCTGGGTTGGCTGGTTTCCATGATCGTAGGTTAA